GAAGGCAAGAAGATGTGAGGAAATTTTAAATATCCAGGCAATGGGATTGAAAAAACGTCTTGCACATACACATGCGAAGACAGCGGTAGTTGGAATATCGGGCGGCTTGGATTCTACGCTTGCATTGATTGTAACGGCAAGAGCATTTGATATGCTAAAGAAAGATAAAAAGCAGATTATAGCGGTTACAATGCCTTGTTTTGGAACAACAGACCGCACCTATCAGAATGCCTGCAAGATGTCGAAACAACTTGGAGCAACGCTTATAGAAGTGCCAATCGCAGAGGCAGTGAATATTCATTTCCGTGATATCGGACACGATCCGAAGGATCACAGTGTAACATATGAGAATGGACAGGCGAGAGAGCGTACACAGGTCTTGATGGATATTGCAAATAAAGATGGCGGTATGGTTATCGGTACAGGTGATTTGTCAGAGCTGGCGCTTGGATGGGCAACATACAATGGTGATCATATGTCTATGTATGGGGTAAATGCTTCGATTCCAAAGACACTGGTAAGACATCTTGTACAGTATGCGGCGGATACGACAGTAGATAAAGAGTTAAAGCAAGTACTTTATGATGTGCTGGATACACCGGTAAGTCCGGAATTATTGCCTCCGAAAGACGGGAATATCGCACAGAAGACAGAAGACTTGGTCGGACCATATGAATTACATGATTTTTATTTGTATTATTTACTTCGTTTTGGGTTTGAACCAAGCAAGATTTTCCGTCTTGCAAAATATACATTTGAAGATACATATGATGATGTTACAATTTTGAAATGGCTGGAGACATTCTGTAAAAGATTTTTTGCACAGCAGTTTAAACGTTCATGCCTTCCGGATGGACCAAAAGTAGGTAGTGTAGCATTATCTCCGAGAGGAGACTGGAGAATGCCAAGTGATGCCTGCGTAGCAGTGTGGCTGAAGGATTTGGAGAATATTTCGTTGTCAGATATTTAAAAGAATAAGTTGTTAGCTGTGAAGAGTTTTTCTTCGCAGACAGACAATAAAGAAAAGAGGCAGGATATCCGTTGAACGGACAACCTGCCTCTTTTCTCTTTAGGTGTTGAAATAAGTATAGCTGTAAAAATAGCAAAATTGATTTTGGAAGATAAATCTTATAAAAATTAAAGTGAAATACGTGTACCAGTTACTCCATTGATACCATCTTTTGCTTTTTCAAGCAATGTGATCAATGCCTGACGACCAGGTTTTGATTCTGCAAAGTCAACCGCAGCCTGAACTTTTGGAAGCATAGAACCAGGAGCGAAGTGACCTTCTTCCATGTACTGTTTTGCTTCCTCAACTGTCATATGATCAATCCATTTTTCATCTGGTTTTCCATAGTTTACAGCAACTTTTTCTACAGCTGTAAGGATGATGAGGAAGTCAGCGTCCAGATTTTTAGCCATCAGACAGCTTGCGAAGTCTTTATCGATAACTGCGCTGGCACCTTTTAAGTGATTTCCCTGCAATGTAACAGGAATACCGCCACCACCACAAGCGATAACAAGTTCACCTGCATTAACCATGTTACGGATTGTTCCAATTTCAACGATTTCCTGTGGCTTTGGAGAAGCAACAACACGGCGATATCCACGTCCTGCATCCTCTTTCATGATATAGTTATATTTCTCAGCCATCTCATCAGCCTGTTCTTTTGTTAAGAAACGTCCGATTGGTTTTGATGGATTTTCGAAAGCCGGATCATTTTCATCTACACGAACCTGTGTGATCATTGTAGCAACCGGAATATCTGTGATTCCACGATTTAACAATTCTTCACGTAATGCATTCTGCAAGTCATAACCGATGTAAGCCTGGCTCATCGCAACACAAACAGAAAGTGGTGTGTTAGGCTGTTTTTCATCTTCATGAGTTAAAGCGAGCATAGCATTATTAATCATACCAACCTGTGGTCCGTTGCCATGTGCAACAACAACTTCACAGCCTTCTTCAATCAGATCAACGATTGCACGAGCTGTAATTTTAACTGCTGCCATCTGCTCTGGAAGTGTATTGCCAAGAGCATTTCCCCCGAGAGCAATGACAATTCTCTTCTTTTTAGACATTTTATATTCCTCCAAATGAAATTTTTGTTTTTAAAACCAGAAGCGAAACAGGTTCGCTTCTGGTTCGTTATAAGACTATGTTTAATTTGTGCTTAAAATCTTATTCGAAAATTCTAGGGCATCCTCTTTCTTCCAGTTTTTTCAAGATCTCTGTTGGATTCTCGAATTTAGCAAGGAAGATCATAGCTGCGATGATATATGGTTTGAAGCTAGCTTCTTTGTAAAGTGGATCTCTGTAACGATCGAATACAGAAGCATCTACTTCACCTTCTTCACAGCTTACGCCTGAGATATCAGCTGGCAGACAGTGCATGTAAAGAGCTTTTCCGTCTTTTGTTGTAGCCATAAGCTCTTCTGTACAAGCCCAATCTTTGTGCTCTGCGTTCTGAGCAAGAAGTTCTTTCTCAAGTTCTTTGATACCTTCTGTATCACCATTTCCGTATAGTTCTGTACGTTTTTCCATAGCTGCGAATGGAGCCCAGCTCTTTGGATATACGATATCAGCATCTTTGAAAGCTTCTGCCATGTTGTTTGTTTTTGTGAATGATCCGCCTGATTTTTTAGCGTTTTCTTCAGCAACTTTTTCTACATCTTCGAATACTTCGTATCCTTCTGGATGAGCAAGAACAACATCCATTCCGAAACGTGTCATAAGTCCGATGATTCCCTGTGGAACTGAAAGTGGTTTACCATAAGATGGAGAGTAAGCCCATGTCATAGCAAGTTTTTTACCTTTCAAATTCTCAACTCCGCCGAACTCGTGGATGATGTGAAGCATATCAGCCATTGCCTGTGTTGGGTGGTCGATATCGCACTGAAGGTTAACAAGTGTAGGTTTCTGCTCTAAGATACCGTCTTTGTTTCCCTGTGTTACAGCGTCAACAACTTCATGCATATATTTGTTACCTTTTCCGATGTACATATCATCACGGATACCGATTACATCAGCCATGAAAGAAATCATGTTAGCTGTTTCACGAACTGTTTCACCGTGAGCAACCTGAGATTTTCCTTCGTCAAGATCCTGAACTTCAAGACCTAACAGGTTACAAGCAGAAGCGAAAGAGAAACGTGTACGTGTAGAGTTATCACGGAATAAAGAGATTCCAAGTCCGCTTTCAAATACTTTTGTAGAGATGTTGTTTTCTCTCATGTAACGAAGAGCGTCAGCTACTGTAAATACAGCTTCGATTTCGTCGTCTGTTTTCTCCCATGTTAAGAAGAAATCACCATTGTACATCTCTTTGAAGTTTAATGCGTTTAATTTGTCAATATATCCCTGTAATTTTGCGTCCATTATAAAATCCTCCTAATAATTGTTTTTTAATACTTGTTTTAATGGATGGCGTCCGGCAGACCAGACGCCTGAATTGGTTTTGAGTATATAATGCTAAGCTCAATGCAATTTCGCTAAGCGATAAGGTGACACGCTCGAACATCGACTCGGAAGGACCTCGTCTGATGTCGAGGTGTGAATAATTGCTAAGCTCAAAAATACTTCGCTAAGCAATTATTTCACATATGATTTTGGAAGAGCAGCGTAAACTGCAGCACATGTAACAAGATCCTGTTTCCATGTCTTCTCGTTTGGTGCGTGAGCCTGAGCCTCTGCTCCAGGTCCGAATCCGATACAAGGGATTCCGTTACGTCCCATGATAGATACACCGTTTGTAGAGAATGTCCATTTATCTGTTAATGGACGAGCCTGTCTCATCTCAAGTGTCTCTTCAGCACCGATACGTGCATCTCCGTAAAGTCCTGTATAAGCTTCTTCAAGAGCTTTTGTTACAGCATGGTCTTTTGGAATAGCCCATGTTGGGAAGTAGCACTCGATTTCATATACACATCCTGTGTAAGAAGGACGGTCATAGTTGTACATAGAAACTGTTACGTCATCACCGTATTTCTGTACGCTAGGTAAAGCACGGATCTCATCTAAGCAGCTTTCCCATGTCTCTCCGAATGTCATACGACGGTCAAGAGATACTGAGCAAGAGTCAGCTACTGCACAACGGCTTGGAGATGTGTAGAAAATCTGAGATGTTGTAACTGTACCACGTCCAAGGAAACGAGCTTCTTCGTAATCTTTGTTGTATTTAGGATCAAGCATTTTAACAAGACCTTTGATTTCTGTTCCGTCTTCAGCGTCGTTCTCATTCAAAGCACGGATATCCTGGAGAATGTCAGCCATTTTGTAAATAGCATTGTCTCCACGCTCTGGAGCAGAACCATGGCAAGAAACACCTTTAACGTCAACACGGATTTCCATACGTCCACGCTGTCCACGGTAGATACCACCATCTGTAGGCTCTGTAGAAACTACAAATTCAGGACGAACTTTGTCTTCGTTGATGATGTACTGCCAGCAAAGACCATCACAGTCTTCTTCCTGAACTGTACCAACAACCATTACTTTGTATCCTTCTGGAATAAGATTCTGTTCTTTCATGATCTTAGCACCATAAACAGCTGATACGATACCGCCACACTGATCAGATACTCCACGTCCACCGATCTCTGTCTCTGTCTCGTATCCTTCATATGGATCGAATGTCCAGTTATCGATGTTACCAATACCTACTGTATCAATATGAGCATCAAATGCGATGATCTTGTCGCCTGTTCCCATGTATCCGATTACATTTCCCTGAGGATCGATCTGAACTTCATCAAATCCTACTTTTTTCATCTCAGCAGCGATAGTGTCGATATGAGCTTTCTCATCACAGCTTTCTCCTGGGTTTTTTACGATTGCACGTAAGAATGCAGTCATTTCTTTCTCATATCCCTGTGCAGCCTCTTTGATTTTGTTTAAATCCATTTTTAAAAATCCTCCTTTTTAAAATATAAATTAATGTTTTCCTATTATATAAGTCTTAGTAGACTTATTTTTCATTTCCATCCCAAACGATTGATTCATAACGTTCTGGGTCTGTGTTACCTTCTGTAGAGAAGAGTAATACTTTTGAGTTTTCATCTAATCCAAGATGTTCTCTTAATTCTTTGTACTCATCCATCATCATGATGCAAGCAAGTGTTCCGAATGGAGCAGCTCCTGATTCACCAGATGTGACCGGTTTGTCTCCTTTGATAGGAGCAGCAAGCATACGCATACCTTTAGCAGCAACCCAGTCAGGAGTAGCAATGAATGTATCTACATGGTTTTTCAAAATATCCCATGAAATTGTGTTTGGTTCACCACAAGCAAGACCAGCCATGATAGTAACCATATCGCCGTCTACGATCTGGATACTTCCGTCACCAACAGAAGCACCTTTGTAAAGACATGCAGCAGCTTCAGCTTCTACAACAACAACTTTCGGTGGATTTTCTGGATATCTGTTAGCGAAGTAACCCTGAACAGCACCGGCAAGTGATCCAACACCAGCCTGGATAAATACGTGTGTAGGACGCTCGCATCCATAATCCTGAAGCTGATCATAAGCCTCCATAGCCATTGTTCCATATCCCTGCATGATCCAAGCTGGAATTTCTTCGTATCCGTCCCAAGCTGTATCCTGAACCATGATTCCGTTCTCTGTCTTCATAGCCATGTCATTTGCCATACGAACACATTCATCGTAGTTGTATTCTTCGATAGTAGCTGTAGCACCCTCAGCAAGAATGTTGTTCAGTCGTGTCTGTGTTGTTCCCTTTGGCATTAAGACAACTGCTTTCTGTCCAAGCTTGTTTGCAGCCCATGCAACTCCACGTCCGTGGTTGCCATCTGTAGCTGTAAAGAATGTAGCTTGTCCGAACTCTTCTTTAAGAGCATCAGAAGTAAGTACATTATAAGGAAGTTCTGAAACATCTTTGCCTGTCTGCTGTGCAATGTAACGAGCCATTGCAAATGAACCTCCGAGTACTTTGAAAGCGTTCAGTCCAAAACGATAAGATTCATCTTTGATGTACACTTCGCCAAGACCGAGCATGTCAGCCATCTTATCTAATTTAGTAAGTGGTGTTACTGTGTACTGTGGAAAACTTTCATGGAAAGCACGAGCTTTTTTGACTTCGTCCAGACTCATGATTTTCAGGTTTTCATCGTTTGTCTTTGGCATCTTATTGACTGCCCATTTGATTGATTCCATTTGGAATAACCTCCTTTTATATTTTTAATTTTATTTTTGGGTTCCTATTGTTATTTGTTAGCCGCATCCATATAATTATAGAGAGTAAACTTTGAAATGCCTAATAGGGAAGCAACTTTGTCTCCGGATTTTGTGATAAGAAAAGCACCCGCATTATTTAAAAATTGTACAACCTTAACTTTGTCGTCTTTGTTCATTGCTGCGACAGGTTTGCCGACAAGCGCAAGAGCCTGTTCAATTAAAGAATCAAGTAGTTCATTCACATTGTGGGTGATTTTCTGCGGCTGTGCGAGTCCGCCATCAGAAGTTCCGTCCCCTCCTTCCAACTCCAATTCAGATTCTGTTGTGATCAGAGAGTGAAGAGCATTTTCTACTGTTAATAAAGAAGTAATATCGTAGTTTAAAGCAAAGATATATTCGATATTGTTATCGTCACCACGAACATACATTGTACTGGACTTTAAAATCTGTCCGCTTTCTGTCTTAGTTAAATAAGAAAGTCTGTCGTGAATCTTAGATGGATCCCTTTTTAGTGTCTCAAGAACAATGCGTGAAGGTCCGTCGCCAACCTGGCGGCCTGAGATAGAACCATTCTCTACACATACAATAGAATGTTCAATCTCACGTTTGGTTAAGTCGTGGATGACAATTTCACAATTACTACCGAAGTGAACCGCAAGTCCATGACTAATCTGTTTTAATAAGTCAAGCCTTTTACCCATGAATCTGTAACTCCTTTCTTTAGCACGAAAATGTCTTATCGTTTATTTGCTTCTGAATCCATCATAGCATAAAAAAAATGAAAATCAATACTTTTCTAAAAATTTTTTAGATATCTTAATTTTTTTAAGAATTTTGTTGCATTTAAGGGGGCGTTATGGTATCAT
This Ruminococcus hominis DNA region includes the following protein-coding sequences:
- a CDS encoding YgeY family selenium metabolism-linked hydrolase, with product MDLNKIKEAAQGYEKEMTAFLRAIVKNPGESCDEKAHIDTIAAEMKKVGFDEVQIDPQGNVIGYMGTGDKIIAFDAHIDTVGIGNIDNWTFDPYEGYETETEIGGRGVSDQCGGIVSAVYGAKIMKEQNLIPEGYKVMVVGTVQEEDCDGLCWQYIINEDKVRPEFVVSTEPTDGGIYRGQRGRMEIRVDVKGVSCHGSAPERGDNAIYKMADILQDIRALNENDAEDGTEIKGLVKMLDPKYNKDYEEARFLGRGTVTTSQIFYTSPSRCAVADSCSVSLDRRMTFGETWESCLDEIRALPSVQKYGDDVTVSMYNYDRPSYTGCVYEIECYFPTWAIPKDHAVTKALEEAYTGLYGDARIGAEETLEMRQARPLTDKWTFSTNGVSIMGRNGIPCIGFGPGAEAQAHAPNEKTWKQDLVTCAAVYAALPKSYVK
- the arcC gene encoding carbamate kinase, translating into MSKKKRIVIALGGNALGNTLPEQMAAVKITARAIVDLIEEGCEVVVAHGNGPQVGMINNAMLALTHEDEKQPNTPLSVCVAMSQAYIGYDLQNALREELLNRGITDIPVATMITQVRVDENDPAFENPSKPIGRFLTKEQADEMAEKYNYIMKEDAGRGYRRVVASPKPQEIVEIGTIRNMVNAGELVIACGGGGIPVTLQGNHLKGASAVIDKDFASCLMAKNLDADFLIILTAVEKVAVNYGKPDEKWIDHMTVEEAKQYMEEGHFAPGSMLPKVQAAVDFAESKPGRQALITLLEKAKDGINGVTGTRISL
- a CDS encoding NAD(+) synthase, with protein sequence MKQGFVKVAAVTPNLQVADVEYNTGKICEAIDAAYENRAKVVVFPELCITGYTCSDLFLQDILLEESKKALLKIAKYTRDKDMLIFVGMPLMQDGKLYNVAAALNKGDILGFTTKTFLPNYGEFYEMRQFTPGPKEARWILFEGNKVPFGPQILFECTTMPNLVVSAEICEDVWAPMPPSIQAALGGATLIVNCSASDETIGKSSYRRELIKGQSARLLAGYIYANAGEGESTTDLVFGGHNIIAENGSILRESRRFVNRAIYSEIDINRLVGERRKNTTFQINDVPGLIRVPFYLEMEKTYLTRKFSKHPFVPYNEREKARRCEEILNIQAMGLKKRLAHTHAKTAVVGISGGLDSTLALIVTARAFDMLKKDKKQIIAVTMPCFGTTDRTYQNACKMSKQLGATLIEVPIAEAVNIHFRDIGHDPKDHSVTYENGQARERTQVLMDIANKDGGMVIGTGDLSELALGWATYNGDHMSMYGVNASIPKTLVRHLVQYAADTTVDKELKQVLYDVLDTPVSPELLPPKDGNIAQKTEDLVGPYELHDFYLYYLLRFGFEPSKIFRLAKYTFEDTYDDVTILKWLETFCKRFFAQQFKRSCLPDGPKVGSVALSPRGDWRMPSDACVAVWLKDLENISLSDI
- the dpaL gene encoding diaminopropionate ammonia-lyase; translated protein: MESIKWAVNKMPKTNDENLKIMSLDEVKKARAFHESFPQYTVTPLTKLDKMADMLGLGEVYIKDESYRFGLNAFKVLGGSFAMARYIAQQTGKDVSELPYNVLTSDALKEEFGQATFFTATDGNHGRGVAWAANKLGQKAVVLMPKGTTQTRLNNILAEGATATIEEYNYDECVRMANDMAMKTENGIMVQDTAWDGYEEIPAWIMQGYGTMAMEAYDQLQDYGCERPTHVFIQAGVGSLAGAVQGYFANRYPENPPKVVVVEAEAAACLYKGASVGDGSIQIVDGDMVTIMAGLACGEPNTISWDILKNHVDTFIATPDWVAAKGMRMLAAPIKGDKPVTSGESGAAPFGTLACIMMMDEYKELREHLGLDENSKVLLFSTEGNTDPERYESIVWDGNEK
- a CDS encoding helix-turn-helix transcriptional regulator → MGKRLDLLKQISHGLAVHFGSNCEIVIHDLTKREIEHSIVCVENGSISGRQVGDGPSRIVLETLKRDPSKIHDRLSYLTKTESGQILKSSTMYVRGDDNNIEYIFALNYDITSLLTVENALHSLITTESELELEGGDGTSDGGLAQPQKITHNVNELLDSLIEQALALVGKPVAAMNKDDKVKVVQFLNNAGAFLITKSGDKVASLLGISKFTLYNYMDAANK
- the ygeW gene encoding knotted carbamoyltransferase YgeW yields the protein MDAKLQGYIDKLNALNFKEMYNGDFFLTWEKTDDEIEAVFTVADALRYMRENNISTKVFESGLGISLFRDNSTRTRFSFASACNLLGLEVQDLDEGKSQVAHGETVRETANMISFMADVIGIRDDMYIGKGNKYMHEVVDAVTQGNKDGILEQKPTLVNLQCDIDHPTQAMADMLHIIHEFGGVENLKGKKLAMTWAYSPSYGKPLSVPQGIIGLMTRFGMDVVLAHPEGYEVFEDVEKVAEENAKKSGGSFTKTNNMAEAFKDADIVYPKSWAPFAAMEKRTELYGNGDTEGIKELEKELLAQNAEHKDWACTEELMATTKDGKALYMHCLPADISGVSCEEGEVDASVFDRYRDPLYKEASFKPYIIAAMIFLAKFENPTEILKKLEERGCPRIFE